GCTTGTACACAAACTGTACTAGACGAAGACGCTTGTCCTCAACATAAATtccttccaaatgaaagaatccaattctaaaCGAGTCCCCGAGAAAAACTGAACAGTCAAAGAccattcagtaacgaacgtacattatcatagggaatttcatacttagaattatttatctcaacccatttctcaacatttatcttcataatttcatacattcatatcatagtaaattttcatacttcatacaatcaaaacatagcaacaatcatatttcatattaattcagtcaattcaacgaacgtacatacaatccaaacaaacatacaaatcaaattatataagcttcccttacctctgagcgtgaccgaacgttcacagaggCAGAATACAGTTCACACCACTACaagtccttctaccctcaacgctcaacaattctCCAAAACTAAACCAAGTAAAATCAAAACACTATAAGAACTACAAATTTTAGAAAGTaaacaacacatgaaaccagaacttggtttgcatgtcaAGAAAACCGCACGGTtgagtgaagagaagaacttaccagctcagcttcacaaaccgatTGGTTCAATCAAAAGCTCTTGACACCGGGAGAGTGGAAATAGTGCCTGAGTGATGATCGGAGTAAGAAACAGTGAGgctttcttagagagaagatgaaggagatgtagtgagaaggaggagaaaatgagattttcagaatctggggaagaagggtgcatgcagtgAGTGGCGTGGATTTCtgaaaattaagtttttcttctaacgtcaaaacgagcgtccgctcatctgccaCCACCTGCCTTCGCCCATCTGAGTGTTAAACCCCTCGTTTGACACATGGAATCCACTAAAACGGCACGTACGTGAATTTGACTGATTCTGACAAGTTTTAATAGCGAGATTAGATGAAACTATTtaccaaattaaataataaattttaagaattaattagaaattttaGGTGTCTATTGAAATAAAACGGTACAATTTAATAAGCAATTGGAACAcaattattacaatttaatgTGTCAATTTATGAATAGAATAAGTTGAAATCAATTGTAATAACATTAAAGTATAAGTGTctatttaaagaaaagaaaaaatgtaggGGGCCTaaatactctttttttttctttttttaaaatatgatcaTTTTCCCTTAATTTAAGATATTGTCATGCATTATTTTTCCACAAGCAATTCTTTAcgaaatttattaaatagttgtaaaatgttttaagaataattatttgGTCAGTTTTAATGAATATATGTATCTGGTGGTGCtactgaaaaaatatatatataaaacgtcaatatttattttttcatactaTAAATACACGTTTACCATTTTCAGTTGAAAGATTAAAGCATACTATATCTTCAAAggttttaaagttatttttgagATTTTCTTGCATAGGCTGAGACTTTGAAATCATATCCCAAGTTTACAAATTTTCCGTTGTGCTCAATGAATTcttactttaaattaatttaaattaatcacaattaCACACAATACTTATCACATATTAACAAGTATAAATTTTCATTGATACCCTTTCCTCTTGAGTCTATACAGtaattaatttctattatttaaaagtagGTGATTATTAGCAAAAGTTTCCTCTACTCTTTCATATAAccaaaatttatgataaatctCTTAAAATCAAATTTGGAATCAATATGCTATACATAAACTGGTTTTCGTattctattttcaaaaattaaagaatCTAGACACACtcgaaaaatatatatattctgtgatacatctaaattttttttacagtatttttaattatttttaatttttttattctttttatatttttgtaactattttatttttataatttgtgtcaaataaatataaaagtgtatTATGATATTATTACTGTACAGAGAGATGCAAGGAAGGCAGGAAGAAATAAGGTGCAAAGAGAATGGGGGCAGGGTAAAGGGTATGCAAATAGTAAAAAACATTGGGCAAGATTTAATTTAAGCGGTATCATTTAGGTATtgctataatatttaaaataataattttttttatagagttAACTTTTGGGTTATATGGTATAGAGATTTTATAGAATAAACTTTCTAGAATTTCAGCAACTCGATTTTTAGAACagaatttttataacaaaaaattcaGAATAAACTCTTCTAGAATGAAATAGAACttcttaaaacaaaatttctttaataaatctttCAGAATATATGAAATGAATTTTTACAATAAGTCCAGAACATATAAAATAcgttttagaaacaaaaaattaagaataaaattttcagatcaaacttttttaaacatatatatcGCATGTAATTTTCCTATTATTACgagaaaatacattaaaaataagatactaTAACTTTaactgattttttatttattttcgttCTTATGTTCTTTTAAACGTATGGTGTTGATAAATTTAattctcaaactttaaaaagtatacagatttatattttttaagttaataagacacgaatatttataaaaataatgttgatTCATAAGACATgcttattataactttttttttataaaaactttttatGCAGGCCGTCACTAACACTAATTTTGAATTCTGAATTCTGATATCAGTAAtgactttaaataaaaaataaatagagaatttatcacaaaaaaaaataatattaataaaaccaGAATTGTATCCCGTAAAAGAATGAATTTATCCGTCTTATCTGGTCTATAGATATTTTGCGTCCATTTTCTATGTTTCTACAATCACCTGGAAATAGTTCAAAAAATTTCTACCAGATTTGAGTCAACATATTACGGGGAACAGCTGTCATGacctaatataaatattatatgcatgCATGAAGGAACGCAGATACACGGACTTTGAGATTTCATGTTTCCCTCAATTAACCAATCATTTATCCGAAGAAGACCATCAACAACTCATGTTATGATCAATCTCTATAATTACTCATTTTTGCAGCTACCATGCTCTGTTTTTTCACTCATAATTTACTATCACAGCTTAGTCATAAAGTGAAATGAAAAGAAGCTATCCCATGCAACTTTTACATATCTTTTATAGACATTTCATATATATGGTCGATATGCAAGATCGAGAACCCCATTGGGAAAGATAATGAATCACAAAAAGTACAAAAACAATGCGTGCAATCGAATCAACCAAAGCAATCTGAATGCACATCAGGTCATACCCACATGTGCTTGCCCCAGCTATGGCGACTGCGTCTCTAACTCTCTCTATCAACATTTAAGGCTAAACCTATCATTTCTTTAAACTTTATATCATTCTcaataatttacataaaatattcTCCATCAACAACAGTTTTATTAGTATAAAACTTCGGCCGTCCAATGAAATGCGGAAATCCCAAGAAACTTTACTACCGTTTTTCCTAACATTGCTTTCACAACAATCAAATACTAACCTATAAACTATCTTAGTTTTTAATTCTCGGGATCATTTACCCATTTAAATATTTCCACAAAATTactaaactaatatttattgcAGGTTAGTCCACAGTGTTTTCAGAAGCGCGTCTCATCTGTTCATTTCACATAAACACTATCTTCATTTTCTAAAGGATCATCATCATGCGTAATAGTTTGAATTCAAccaatatttacatattatattacTCTTAACAATTTCCTTAAGTGAAATGTGACACCTAATTACAGATCccgaaaatgaaattaattttgtatgcatgttacaTTAGTATACCACCACACACACGTGTATGTACGTATATACATCATATTTTTAAGGTGAAGTCTCGCGTACGTAAAAGCTAATTCTGTGTTAGTGATGTTAGTGACCTTTAAACAGCtcacaatattattatattacaaactAGGGTTTTGACTAACGTTATCATTCTCTAACCACAATAGTTATGTCCATTTTGCTACCTAGTTATGTCGGGTTTGCGTCAGCAgaataggttttttttttctctaaagtCGGAACAAAAGCGATGTTTTTACTTTGGGACGTGAATTTAACGTAGGTTAATTACTACGGATAGGGAAGTGTAGCTTACGCTCCCCAAACGCTTGTGGGGGAAACCCTAcgaaaaatatgaagaaattatcgaaaataataaaaaataacaatcataCTGGTCACATTCATTCCGTAAACTTGCTTTTTACGATAGGTAGCTTTAACCACTCCCGTCGGCGTAGTCACCGGCCGTCAACCCTTTCTATATGGTCACAGTGTGTGATGGTGGCGTTGACAACCAAGAAGGTATATAAGTGCCATGCTTGCAACACCACGTACGAATTGATTGCTTAGTTCTTCAAATTAATTGAGTtcaaagagagagagagagaagcaGCTACTTTTGAAGTGATTGAGAGCTTGAGTTTGGAGATTAGATGGCTTCCTCTAATGGTGGTGTGCCGCCGGGATTTAGGTTTCATCCGACGGATGAAGAGCTTCTTCATTACTACTTGAAGAAGAAGGTCTCCTTTCAGAAGTTTGACATGGATGTTATTCGAGAGGTCGACTTGAACAAGATGGAGCCTTGGGATTTGCAAGGTAAATTAAAGTATCTGTAGGAtatgtttggttgttttctGTATGGTTCGATTACCTTTCTGCATGCTCTTTTCCTGATATTTCAATCTTTATACTACAAATACATTCTTAAAATAATGCCAATTTTCTTTTCCGTTTCATACTTTCTATGTTCCCATAAGCATGAATTTCGATTTTTAAGGAACATGACTAATtcatatgtttttgtttgaagGTAATTAAATAGATAAACATAAAAGTTTTTCGTCATTCTTTTAGTTGAATAGCAGCAAGCTTTCACTTGCAATATATTTAGTTATGTTTAAATTTCTCAGACTTTAAATAAACACAGCGTTCTGGTTGAATTATAAGACTTAATATATACATGTTCGATTATGATATAAACGTCCTATTCCTGGACAATTGtgtgaaatttattttgtaattgaatCTTGAAGCTGTTATCAGATATCAGATGCGCGATGAAAGTATGTGATTCTTCttgaaagatatatatatatatatatatatatatatatatatatatatatatatatatatatatatatatatatatatatatatatatatatatatatatatatatatatatatatatatatatatatatatatgtttagtcAAATAAAGCAGAAAGGATGAATGCTTATAAGGATAAAATAACTGTGTCAAATTTAATAATCTTTAAGATGGTCGCTTACTGTTAAAGACAATACCATGTCACCTTGATTTCTACAATGATAATAGTGAATAAAGGAATAAAAGTAATGTCACACGCACATTCTATTACTTGTTTTACGCAGTACCGTCACTCTAATTCTTTTTTCGTGCCTTCATAGGATGTTACTTAAGTACATGTAAAACGATTTTGTTACTGATATGATGATTGCCTTTGTCCTAAAATAAATGAATCTGAAAACTCTAAAATGCAAAAGACACCGTTTAGAAAATCAAGCAGTTTAGATTATAAAGAACATCATTACTTAGTTGATCACCTTTCCTATGACACTGATGAGCCTCTCATGTTCTCAATTCTCTGGCACTTCATCTGTTGAgttgttttctctctttcgagattttttattttgacttcTGATTGTGTGAAATTTATCATGACGAACAGAAAGATGTAGAATTGGATCAACTCCACAGAACGAGTGGTATTTCTTCAGTCACAAGGATAGAAAGTACCCTACAGGTTCAAGGACTAATAGAGCAACGAATGCAGGGTTTTGGAAAGCAACAGGAAGAGACAAGTGCATTAGGAACAGCTACAAGAAGATTGGAATGAGAAAAACCCTTGTGTTTTACAAAGGAAGAGCTCCTCATGGACAAAAGACCGATTGGATCATGCATGAGTATCGTCTAGAAGATGCCAATGACCCTCAAGGAAGCGCCAACGTATATATATCTCTCTTTCCCTCTCTCTCACTAATATCGATTTCATACTGAATTATCCTTCAAAAAGTTTCTgcatagtattttttttttctctctctaatgATATATGTCTGAATGTATTTGTAGGAAGATGGGTGGGTGGTGTGCAGAGTGTTCAAGAAGAAGAATTTATTCAAGATTGGAAATGAAGGTGGGTCTACACATAACCCAGATCAACAAATGAACAATTCCTCAAGCACTAACGGACGCTCCTTCATACACAGAGAAAACCATTACTTGCTACACCAACACCAAAATCATAGAAACTCACCAGGGCTCGAGCTTGATAAGCCTGAGCTCGCTCTCCATTACCCACACTTGCAAAATCCCCAATACTCACTGTTCCAGTCCCAAAACCTTCTTCAAACCCAAAAGCCTATGGTTTTTGACTACTCATATGCATCATCTCTACCTTCGGACACCCCTGTAATGGCAAAGCAACTTATGGGAAACCCTAGGGAGTGTGAGAGTGGCAGCGAGGGCCTAAGATATCAAGTTTCAGAGTCTGGCATTGAAGTTGGATCGTGCGAGCCAAATCAAGAAGTGGGTGGCGGAAGAGGTGAAGGAATCAACGAATGGGGCGTTCTTGATAGGCTAGTTACCTCCCATCTCGGGAATGAAGAATCAAACAAAGGGGTGAGGTTTGAGGAGACAAACCCTCAGTCTGTGCATCAGATCAACCAGCTTTCGTTACGGGGAGAGATGGATTTCTGGGCCTATGGAGGAAAACAATGAACTTCCCTTTCTTACTGAGTTTTTCGGTATCGTCTCGTTTACTGAGTATCAACAATACACTGATGATATTTTAGTGTCAATCAGTGTATTTGGAAGATACAGTAAAAGAACAACCTAGAAAAACTTAGCACCTTTACACTCAGATCAACTAAACAAATTAATGTGTTAGGGTTGGAGATAATTAGATGCCtctaatcattttaaaatatggatcaagaagatattatttttatatttattgtccTATACTGGTTTCAATTGTTTATGTTCGAAGACATCGttaattgtaatatttcaaTGCATTTGTTTCTCAAGTACTACAATTGAAAACAAATGCAATTATGGTGGTGTTCATTAATTGTATGTCTAAGATTTGATTATTTgcaattttacaaattatacaAATTTGGTGAATCTCACATTTTATGTTAACAAATTTATCCCTTTAATTTTACGATTTTCActaaatattaacaattataacGCGTTTCTAAAACTTCTCGTATAATAAGGACTTTTCTACAAATTTCAgaaattttatttgtagttAACAGTAATTTAACATATCCAAAATATTTctgaaaacataatttattgACAATTGTGTGTAACGAGCAACATggataataataacatattcgTTGTCTTTGTAAAAATCTATTCTACTCACTCCGTCGTCGCACAAGTGTTCCTTATATAAATAAGTACGGATAAGAATACATCAATATATAGTTCTTTAAGTATTAACtttagaaaaagtaaaataaaattataaataaattattttaaagaataatatatatttttataaaacaaactaGTTTTAAATCGGTGTCTATGTACGAGTTAGTATTTATTTGAgtgtttctttaaaaaaatgtagagGTTCAAGAAagaagtaataaatatttttaagtttataatttggttttgaataaaatcaatgttaaaaataatttatagatttagaaagtaaatataataaataaatagtagattttgtaaaatcataaatagtagaaatatataaacttaaaaggTCACTATGCACGTAAGAGTTTTGGCACATGTTATTTTAGGAATTCTATTTTGattctttaacaaaaaaatatttagatggAGATAAAAGATGTACGACTTTAGGTTTTGGTTATAATtgaagtttattatttattttatgttttggcTCTTTCTTAAGTCAAGTCtattcctatttttttatttttaaaaaattattatttcaattacttCCCGTCTTCACTTTTCTAGCATTTTTCACATACAAAACCAACAAACAGATTCACCGTCATCTTCTCACCTCACATTGAAAAAaggtatgaaaaaaaatacttggaTTAGGAAGGAATgattatgaaacaaaaaaaaaatgtaagagaaGAAAACGAAAGTCTTGCCGATTTTGAAGTGGGAAGAAAAGGAAGGCTTGTAGTGACGATATGACGATACAATTTGCTTCGACGATAAGGAAGggaagaaagagaggagagtgAAGAGTGACAGCGAAAACGCCAACGTGGTTCATATTTGACAATAaggaatgaagaaaaatatCTCAATTAGTGAAGAAGTGATGCAGCGATGCAAATGGAATGCTTTGGTGGGAATGTAAAATTTGCAAAATTTTAATCCTGTGAGACGAATAGGCTTTGattgtttaaagaataaaaactaTAGTtgtccaaatattttaaaaaatgccaTCAgtaacatttttgaaattatttataaaaatatatgcttcGGTTATTTAAATAACGAAAGACTAGTTagggaaaaaaattgaaaagtaccaaaacattttgaaagatttcattttttcttaatgAGATGAGTCTAACAATGTAAATGAGATGAGTGtgtctatatattaattagacaTGTATATATCTGATATTGAAAACTTTTATTGTAGCGTAGATtttgatatatgaaattttgattaggattttatttattgattcaAAATGATTATAAGTTGAAAGTTATATAGTTTTGACGTTATTCCTAacattttgtaaattaaatttcaggaaaataattatcaaaagtctaacaaaagtaaaaattttcacaaatttttataatattgttgttaattcgatcaaattaatactaaattatatcattcttattaaataatatatattttttaaaattagatttatcattatttatctaaatattattattcaaataattattatcttaaattttaaaaataataagtctGAACTAATTTGATGG
The Vigna angularis cultivar LongXiaoDou No.4 chromosome 5, ASM1680809v1, whole genome shotgun sequence genome window above contains:
- the LOC108340154 gene encoding protein BEARSKIN2; amino-acid sequence: MASSNGGVPPGFRFHPTDEELLHYYLKKKVSFQKFDMDVIREVDLNKMEPWDLQERCRIGSTPQNEWYFFSHKDRKYPTGSRTNRATNAGFWKATGRDKCIRNSYKKIGMRKTLVFYKGRAPHGQKTDWIMHEYRLEDANDPQGSANEDGWVVCRVFKKKNLFKIGNEGGSTHNPDQQMNNSSSTNGRSFIHRENHYLLHQHQNHRNSPGLELDKPELALHYPHLQNPQYSLFQSQNLLQTQKPMVFDYSYASSLPSDTPVMAKQLMGNPRECESGSEGLRYQVSESGIEVGSCEPNQEVGGGRGEGINEWGVLDRLVTSHLGNEESNKGVRFEETNPQSVHQINQLSLRGEMDFWAYGGKQ